The Thermodesulfovibrionales bacterium genome includes the window CTACCTCAGAGGAAAACCGATCAAGCCGAAGGAAATCACAGGCGGGATCTCAGCCGCCCAATTGATCGAGGAGACATTTTTGGCCTATAACGCCGGCCGCCTCCGCGAGGCGTGCAGGCTCTTCACCCGCAAAATGCTCGAGCCCGATGTTACCGTGGGACTCAGTATTACCGGGGCCCTGACCCCCGCAGGCATGGGGATGTCCTCTCTCATTCCCCTCATTGATTCAGGTTTTATCGATTGGATCGTGAGCACCGGAGCAAACCTCTATCATGACACCCACTTCGCTTTGGGGCTTACCCTGCATCCTGGAAGCCCCCATCTCGACGACCGCAAACTCAGGCAGGAAGGCGTCATCCGTATCTACGATATCCTCTTTGACTACAACGTCCTCCTCTCGACGGATGCCTTCTATTCGAACGTCCTCCGGGGAGAGGAGTTCAACGGCGAGATGTCGACGGCCGAGCTCCATTACAAGATTGGCAGGTATGTCAATGAACTCGAAACCACGCTCGCCATCGGAAAGGTAAGTGTCTTGGCAGCGGCATACAGGGCGGCTGTGCCGATATACACGTCATCTCCTGGAGACAGCTCCATAGGGATGAACATTGCCAGACTTGTCATGGACGGCAGCAGGCTCAGGTTAGACGTGGCCAGGGACGTGAACGAGACGGCAGCCATTGTCCTGCATGCGAAGGAAAAGGGAAAGAGCGCGGTCTTTATGCTTGGAGGAGGTTCACCGAAGAATTTTGTCCTCCAGACAGAACCCCACATCCAGGAAATTTTGGGAATAAAAGAAGCAGGACATGATTACTACCTCCAGATCACCGACGCCCGTCCTGACACCGGCGGTCTCTCAGGGGCAACACCGGGCGAGGCCGTGACCTGGGGAAAGGTCGATGCCGAGCAACTCCCTGATGCCGTCGTCTGTTATGCTGATACGACCATAGCCTTGCCGCTCCTGACTGCTTATGCTGTCGCAAACCGCACGCCAAGGCCCCTCTCCCGCCTGTACAACAGGATCGGGGATTTCTCGAAGAGGCTTTCCGAGAAATACTCGGAAGCAAAGACAAGAGGGTGACCCTTCTTCCTCCCAGGAATTTTCTCAATCTCCCGGAAGAATGGTCTGGTCTCGACCGGTCTCGGGTGGTCATCCTCCCTGTTCCTTACGAACATACGACGAGCTACGGCAAGGGAACGGCTTCAGGTCCGGTTTCGGTCCTTGCTGCGTCGGGCCAGGTTGAGCTCTATGACGAGGAACTCGGTGCTGAAATTTAC containing:
- the speY gene encoding deoxyhypusine synthase — its product is MSGSCYLRGKPIKPKEITGGISAAQLIEETFLAYNAGRLREACRLFTRKMLEPDVTVGLSITGALTPAGMGMSSLIPLIDSGFIDWIVSTGANLYHDTHFALGLTLHPGSPHLDDRKLRQEGVIRIYDILFDYNVLLSTDAFYSNVLRGEEFNGEMSTAELHYKIGRYVNELETTLAIGKVSVLAAAYRAAVPIYTSSPGDSSIGMNIARLVMDGSRLRLDVARDVNETAAIVLHAKEKGKSAVFMLGGGSPKNFVLQTEPHIQEILGIKEAGHDYYLQITDARPDTGGLSGATPGEAVTWGKVDAEQLPDAVVCYADTTIALPLLTAYAVANRTPRPLSRLYNRIGDFSKRLSEKYSEAKTRG